A single Lactuca sativa cultivar Salinas chromosome 8, Lsat_Salinas_v11, whole genome shotgun sequence DNA region contains:
- the LOC111909609 gene encoding AAA-ATPase At5g57480 has product MKELWTTVASLMGVWAFSQTLLLAVFPPELRFALIKLFQRLFNCCSSYCYYDITEIEGVNTNELYNAVQLYLSSSASSSCSATSSNRLSLTRGLNSSAITFGLSHNDRLTDVFNGVSVVWEHIVTPRQSQTFSWRPLPEEKRGFTLRINKRDKSYILESYLDFINEKANEIRRKNQDRLLYTNSRGGSLDSRGQPWESVPFKHPSTFETLAMDPVKKAEIMSDLRDFADGQAFYTRTGRAWKRGYLLYGPPGTGKSSMIAAMANFLRYDIYDLELTEVQTNLELRKLLMKTSSKSIIVIEDIDCSINLTNRKETTTTTTGGGDRNSSTFVDGDIETSGTNNSITLSGLLNFTDGLWSCCGSERIFVFTTNHIEKLDPALLRSGRMDMHVFMSHCSFLSLKILLKNYLGCTPDDVETTVLQSLEEVTDAAEMTPADISEVLIKNRRDNKKALRELLEVLRVRAEKNRSGLQRLGADVEEMAEEEEKRALESPKEGGDAAAGGGGRWKGIRG; this is encoded by the coding sequence ATGAAGGAGCTTTGGACGACGGTGGCGTCTCTAATGGGCGTTTGGGCTTTCTCCCAAACACTCTTACTCGCTGTATTCCCGCCGGAGCTCCGCTTCGCCTTAATAAAACTCTTTCAACGTTTATTCAACTGCTGCTCTTCCTACTGCTACTACGATATCACAGAGATCGAAGGTGTCAACACCAATGAGCTCTACAACGCCGTCCAGCTCTACCTCTCCTCCTCCGCCTCATCCTCATGTTCAGCCACCTCCTCCAACCGTCTCTCCCTCACCCGCGGCCTCAACTCCTCCGCAATTACCTTCGGCCTCTCACACAACGACCGCCTCACCGACGTTTTTAATGGGGTCTCCGTCGTCTGGGAACACATCGTTACCCCACGACAGTCCCAGACGTTTTCATGGCGGCCGTTGCCGGAGGAGAAACGTGGGTTCACTCTCCGGATTAACAAAAGGGATAAATCTTACATCCTAGAATCCTACCTCGATTTCATCAACGAAAAAGCGAACGAAATTCGAAGAAAAAATCAAGACAGGTTGCTGTACACAAATTCTCGCGGTGGATCGCTCGATTCCCGGGGACAGCCATGGGAATCGGTGCCTTTCAAGCATCCTAGCACATTCGAGACGCTGGCAATGGATCCGGTGAAAAAAGCGGAAATCATGTCCGATCTCCGAGACTTTGCCGACGGCCAGGCGTTTTACACCCGCACCGGTCGCGCTTGGAAACGCGGTTACCTCTTGTATGGTCCACCCGGCACCGGAAAATCCAGCATGATCGCTGCAATGGCAAATTTTCTTAGGTACGACATTTACGATCTTGAATTAACTGAAGTCCAGACGAATTTGGAGCTCCGGAAGTTGCTTATGAAGACAAGTTCTAAATCCATCATCGTAATCGAAGACATTGATTGTTCCATAAATCTCACAAACCGCAaagaaaccaccaccaccaccaccggcgGCGGCGATAGGAACTCTTCTACTTTCGTCGACGGCGATATCGAAACCAGTGGGACCAACAACTCCATAACATTATCCGGTTTATTGAATTTTACAGACGGGTTATGGTCGTGCTGCGGATCGGAGAGAATATTTGTGTTCACGACGAACCATATTGAAAAACTTGACCCGGCATTGTTACGAAGCGGGCGAATGGATATGCACGTCTTCATGAGCCACTGTTCTTTCCTGTCGCTAAAAATTTTACTAAAGAATTACCTAGGGTGTACGCCGGACGACGTGGAGACGACGGTCTTACAGAGCTTGGAGGAGGTCACCGACGCTGCGGAGATGACTCCGGCGGATATCAGCGAGGTCTTGATAAAAAACCGGCGAGACAACAAGAAGGCATTGAGGGAGTTACTGGAGGTGTTGAGGGTAAGAGCTGAGAAAAACAGAAGTGGGTTGCAGCGGTTGGGGGCGGACGTGGAGGAGATGGCGGAGGAGGAGGAGAAGAGAGCGTTGGAGAGTCCAAAAGAAGGTGGCGATGCGGCGGCTGGTGGTGGAGGAAGGTGGAAAGGAATTAGAGGATAA